The Proteiniphilum propionicum genome contains the following window.
CAAAAAATATTAAAGTTCTCCCTGCATAAATACAACGCACTATACATCTGTTCCGTAAGCTCAAGCTGATATACAGATACAAAATTCCTTATGTCCTGGTAAATATCAGCAACATTTTCTGAGATAAAAGCTGAAACAGGTGTGTCACTATACTTCATATCATCCACAAAAACATCCAGGTAAACATTTTCCTCACCCATTATATTCGCCACCGAGCTTGCCACTCTGTTATAATCCTCTTCACGTACGAATGTGGCCGGGAGGTCTTCATCAGAAGATATTACATCTGGCAACAATAACGCTTTCACATATAGAATTGGCAGAATCTTAAGCATCCGATCCACCCACTTGCTGCGAGGCATCTTCTCTTCATTCTCAAGAAAAGCACAGAATTCCACGGCAACAGTAACGAAGTCGATAACACTCCTGTCAAAAACAATTTTACCTCTGTCAGGACTCTCCATAATTTCATCTTTCATACACAATTCTTGTCCTTTTAACGGACAAAAGTACACAATATTTTCGATAATGATATGCCTGATTTTCGATAATGATAGGTATTATCTTCGATAATAACAACCGGGATTTTCTGATACGAGATGCTTGGGCGTCGTCCTTAACAGGGTCAACAATCTGGTCGGAAATCAAAAATGATGCTATAATCTTGTCTTTTTCAAAAGATTCCGTTATCTTGCACTCCATAAAAAATGTTTTAAGCCGTACAAAACATCAATCAGGCAAAGGTCGATATTGAATATCTGCTCAAAAGGGGCTTTTATGCTTAAAGTGACATATCTCAGAGGTAATATTATGGAATTGAGGATTTAATAGCCCTTCGATGCTTTATAGGTACGAAGCAGTACGGAAGTGATAGCAGAAGCAGTGGATTAAACAACTAACTTCACAAAACTATGAAAAAGAACGAACAGCCATTAAAAATGAAACATGCAATTCATCTGTTACCTTTGTCATTAATTGTTACAGGTATTATAACATGCTTTCTGAGCGCTACAATCTCGCTAACCTATTGGGATTTTCTGGGACTGATAATCATTGTAGCCCTTGCATCACTGATAACAGGAGCTGTTTTGGGTTTTATCTTCGGGATACCCCGTCTCAACAGGGACTACAACCCTGGGGAAAATTACGGCAGAGACACCAAATACAACCCGAACACCAATCTCGAAGATGTATCTGACTGGCTAACCAAGATTATCTTGGGGGTCACTCTCACCCAACTGGGCAAGATACCGGGTTATCTTCAAAGTATTGCAGACTATATACTGGTGAATGCCGACTGCGAAAACCTAAATTGTGATTTTGCAAGGCCCATAATGATTGCGGTTCTTATCTATTTTTTTGTTGCCGGATTTATTTCAGGATACTTTTACACAAGACTTTACCTCCCAAGCCTTTTCTCCATCATGGAAGATAACAGACTACAAAAGGCTGAGATTGCCATATGGAGAGAGGGAGCAAATAATGAGATTTCTCAAAAATCGGAAACCGATGCAAGGCTGAAAATCGAATTATTAAGTAAGGATGAAATACTGATACTGAAAAAAATTAAAGGTGAAGGGAACAGGTTCAATACTCATCAGCGTATGAA
Protein-coding sequences here:
- a CDS encoding DUF5063 domain-containing protein, which produces MKDEIMESPDRGKIVFDRSVIDFVTVAVEFCAFLENEEKMPRSKWVDRMLKILPILYVKALLLPDVISSDEDLPATFVREEDYNRVASSVANIMGEENVYLDVFVDDMKYSDTPVSAFISENVADIYQDIRNFVSVYQLELTEQMYSALYLCRENFNIFWGQKLVNVLRPLHALKIKEMELPGEEGNLMGEELWD